In the genome of Telluria mixta, the window TCCAGAGTACCTCACTCGGGTGACCGACAGGATGAAATGTGGAACAAGGAGACGTATTCGTAGCACGCGATGCAACGATATCGTGGTGTGGCTGGTACACCGATGCCTGATCGATATGCGAAACGCTATGTTTTTGACGAGACGAGACCCTCCGGGGCGCTGTCACGACCGCAATTGCGCCTGTCCGATCCAGCCGGAACCGGGGCCGTCGGCGGAACGGAATCATCCGATGGCAGGAGGCTCTGTCTTCGATCGCATGGGCGGTCCAGGATGCGCAGCACCGCATTCAACGACAGGCCATGGTCGAGCAGGGCGATAACGGCGCACTGCCGATACCCCGGTTCACAGAAGTTCAGTATCGCATCGATGTACAGGGCTGTCAGCCGGTCAGTTCTCTGCTCCATCAACGCAATTTATGACACGCATCATTTCGCGCGTTGACGAAGATCAATTTACGTTCGGAAAACTAGAGCGTCGCTACCGACTTGCACAGGCGAACACTGTCGACCAATCGCGTTCTGGAGCAGACCGGTTGTTGACGTACATCAGCGCATTTTGATGACGTCGATCTAAGATGCAAAACGCTTGAGGAGAAAGAGGAGACAAGCGCAATGACGCCCGTAGAGGTGTTGCTACCGGAGCCGGCGGTCGGGAAATATACCGGCACCAACAATCAGTAGAGAGGTCCGTGCCAGCCGATGTCGCCGCAGAGCGGCAGGGCCTCTCTGCTATCGATTACGTGTGCAAATGTGCACAGCGTACTCTTCCTGCCCCGAGCCGTCTCGCTGACCGTGCTCGTGCCTGACAGGCGTGACTTTCCCGGCTCCCGCCGGCCCAGGCCGGCGGCAGTGCCACGCGTTACCGCCTGGCTCGCCTCGGGTAGCGCCGTGCGCGCCGCAAGCGGCGCAGGCCCACGCCCGGTCGCCCGGTGCGAGCCGCCCATTGCGCGTGCCGCATTGCGAACACAGTTTGCTGGACGGGTACCGTATGCCCGGACCTCGGCGTCGATATGTGCCACAGAGTGTAGGGCAATGTGTCGGATTGTGTCGAGGCTTACCCCGGACACATCGGCCCCCTTTGTCGACACAAAGGCGACACGCCGCCGACAACCAGGGATGCGTTAATGACGGCTCGAACAACCGGACAGGAGCCGACATGAAGACACGAACCACCCTGGCGCTGCTCGCGCTGACCCTCGCCACGCTGCCCGCGATGGCGCAGCAGCTGGACGCTAACGGCATCGGCCGCACGGAACTCGTGCGCCACGACTTCGACGCCACGCGCGAAGCGATCCAGGTGCGCGTCGATTTCGGGCCCGGCGTCGCCTTCCCGCGCCATTCCCATCCCGGCGTCGAGATCGCCCATGTGGAGCAGGGGACCATCGAATACGAGCTGGACGGCAAGCGCGTGCTGCTCAAGACGGGCGAGACGGTGTACATCCCGGCCGGCGTCGTGCACTCGGCCCGCAACGTGGGCGGCGGCAATGCGGCGGAACTGGCGACCTACATCGTCGAGAAGAACAAGCCCGTGGTCGTACTGGCCAAGCCATGAGCGCGCGCCGACTCCTCGCCATCGGCCTCGGCGCCATCGCATTCAGCGCGGCCGCGGCCCCGCTGCCGGTCGAAGGCACGTTCGCCGGCTTCGACGCGCGACCACGTGGCTCAACGGCACGCCGCTGACGCCGCAGAAGTTACGCGGCAAGGTCGTGCTGGTCGATTTCTGGACGTACTCCTGCATCAACTGCATCCGTACCTTGCCCTACATCCGCGCGTGGGCCGAGCGGTACCGCGACCAGGGCCTGGTCGTCGTCGGCGTGCACACGCCCGAGTTCCGGTTCGAGCAGGACCTGACGAACGTGAACGCGGCGATCGGCCGCTTCGGCATCGACTTCCCCGTCGCCGTCGACAGCGACCAGCGGATCTGGCGCGCGTGGAACAATCGTTACTGGCCCGCGTACTACCTCGTCGATGCCGCGGGGCGCGTGCGCTACCACCAGTTCGGCGAAGGCGATTACGCCCGCACGGAAAGCGCGATCCAGTCGCTGCTCGCGGAGGCCCGCGGCGGCGCGCCCGCGCCGACCGCCTTCGTGAACCCGGTCACGCCCGGCGAGCAGCGCGCACCCGATCTCGCCAGTCTCGCGTCCGACGAGACCTATGTCGGCTACCGCAAGGCGGAGAATTTCCGGTCGGCGGAACGGGTGGCCGAGGACCGTCCGCGCACGTATTCCATGAGTGGCCTCGCGCTGAACCAGTGGGGCCTCGCCGGACGCTGGATCGTGGGCGCGGAAAGCGCCGTCGCGGACGCGCCGGACGCGCGCATCGCGTACCAGTTCAGCGCCCGCGACCTGCACCTCGTGCTCGGCCCCGGCGTGGCGGGCCGTCCGGTGCGCATCAGGGTGACCCTGGACGGCCAGCCGCCCGGCGCGGACCACGGCACGGACATCGACGCGGACGGCAACGGCGTCATCACGGCCACCCGCCTGTACCAGCTGGTGCGCCAGTCGGGCAAGGTGCGCGCACGCCGCTTCGAAGTGCGCTTCCTCGATCGCGGGGCAGAGGCCTACGCGTTCACGTTCGGCTGAGGCCCGACAACGTACGCCAGCGCACGGAGCTCGACGCGGCGTAGCGTTATATTGCGGTGCAACATATCATGCCGGGACGCCATGGCCAGACCCGTTCGAAAGACACGACTGCTGCGCAGCCTGACCCGTGCCGCGAAGGCGCAACAGTCGATGCTGACCACGCTGCTGGACGTCTACACGCCGACGCCGTCCAGCCCGGCGCGCAAGGCCGCACCGCGCAAACCCGCGGCGAAGTCAGGCATTTCGCGGCCTGGCCTCGCGCCCGCGACCGGCAGGTGGCTCGCGGGACGCTTCCCGCTGGCCGCGACGCCGGCTGGCGCAAGGGACATGCAATACTGGCTGTATGTGCCAGACTGTGCACCGGACGAGCGGCCACGCGACGGCTGGCCGCTCGTCGTGATGCTGCACGGCTGCCACCAGAGCGCCACGCAGTTCGCGCAGGGCACGCGCATGAACCACCTGGCGGAACACAAGGGGTTTGCGGTGCTGTACCCGCAGCAGTCGGTGACCGTGCAGGCGCAGCGGTGCTGGCGCTGGTTCGACCGGGCCACGCAGGAAGGCGGCGCGGAAACCGGGGTGCTGGCGTCCCTGATCGGGAACGTGTGCGAACAGCATTCCATCGACCGGCGCCGGATCTATGCATGCGGTCTGTCCGCCGGCGCGGGGATGGCGGCGATACTGGCACTCAACCATCCGGAACTCATTGCGGCGGTCGCGCTGCATTCCGGCCCCGTATTCGGCGCCGGGCATGGTCCGGTCGGCGCGTTGCGCGTGATGCGCCATGGTGCCGCGGAGCAGGCCGACGCCGCCATCCGCGGCCTGTTGCGGGGCCGCCCGGCCGCGCCGATGCCGCCGATGCCGGCGCTGCTGATCCAGGGCGAGGACGACCAGGTGGTGGATCCGGTGAACCAGCGGCAGCTGGCGCACCAGTGGCTGCAATTGAACGGGTTACCGGCAGGCCCGGCGGCACGGGTCGCGGTGAAGCCCGCGGGCCGGGGCGGCAGTCGTAATGCGCATGAGATCCACGATTACCTCGTGGGGCGCAAGGTCGTGCTGCGCGTGGTGCGCATCGCCGGCCTGGGGCATGCATGGAGCGGCGGCGATCCGGCACACGCTTTCAACGCCAAGGCAGGGCCGGATGCCAGCCGTATGGTGCTCGAGTTCTTCGGCCGGCATCGTCGTTGACGGTCAGCTGTTGTGGTAGCTGGCGCTTTGGCCGACGTAGACGACGGCCGACGTGGCCGGGCTGCCTTCCGGAGCGACGCGTGCGAGCGGCACGGCATCCACGTTCGAGCGGGTGGCCACGGTCCAGGTGAAGGTGTCGCCGCCCAGCCGGATGGTTACGGTCTCGCCGTTCGCCACGTTCACGTAGCGGGTGGTCGGCGTCACGTCGATCACGCGGCCGGCCGTGGAAGTCGCAGGTGCCACGGTGCCGTAGCTGTCGGCGGCGTGGGCCGGGATCGAGAGGGCGAGCGCCAGCAGCGGTGCGGCGGCGAGGATGGTCGTTTTCGTCATGGTGTTCTCCATTGGTTGTTCGCGGGATCGCGATGTAGTTCATTAGACCTCGGCGCTTTGTCCGGCATATCTCCGCCATGTGTCAGGCGGCGGGCCGTTTGTGTCGCGGCGGCCGCCTGACACAGACGGAAACACGCCATACCCATCAGGTATCGAATGGATACCAAAACGGTCTTGGACGCGCCTGTGCAATCTCTCTACCCTTGGCTCCGATAACGATAAAACAAGGAGACACCATGGGCACCGGACAGGTGGAATGCGCCGCCGCGCACGGCCGGCGCTGGTCCGACGGATCCCTGTCGGCCGTGGCCGCGGGCTTCCTGGCCGTGCTGGTGTCGTTCTCCGGACCGCTGGCGATCTTCTACCAGGCCGCGCAGGCGGGCCGCCTGCCGGACGCCATGTTCGCATCGTGGGTTTGGGGCATCTCGGTCGGCGCGGGCATCGCCGGCATCGTCCTGAGCTGGCGTTTGCGCGCGCCCGTCATCACGGCGTGGTCGGCACCGGGCACCGCGCTCCTCATCACGCTGTTTCCGCAGCTGCCGCTGCGCGAGGCCGTCGGGGCCTATCTCACCGCGGCCGTCATCCTGCTCGCCATCGGCCTGTCCGGTTCCCTCGAACGCATCATGGCCCACGTACCGAAAGGGATCGCCAGCGGCATGATGGCCGGGATCCTCGTGCCATTCGGGATGAACGCGTTCAAGACGGCCGGCACGCTGCCGCTGCTGGCGTTCGGCATGATTGCCGCGTACCTCGTGTTCCGGCGCGCGGTGCCGCGCTACGGCGTGGTGCTGCTGCTCGTCGCCGGCACCGGCATCGCATGGCTGTCCGGCGCAACGCATTTCTCCGATGTCCGCTTCGCGTTCGTCGTGCCCTCGGTGATCGCGCCCGCGTGGAGCTGGACCAGCACGTTCAGCCTCGCACTGCCGCTCGTGCTGGTGACGCTGACCGGCCAGTACCTGCCCGGCATGGCGGTGCTGAAGACGTCCGGCTACGCCACGCCGGCGCGGCCGGTGATCGTCACGTGCAGCCTCGTGTCGCTGGCCGTTGCGTGCACGGGCGGCATCACGATCGCGATCGCCGCCATCACGGCCGCGATGTGCACGGGCCGCGACGCGCACGAGGACCCGCGCCGCCGCTACGTGGCCGGCATCGCCAACGGCGTGTTCTATCTGCTCGCGGGCCTGTGCGGCGGTTCCATTGTCATGCTGTTCGCCGCGCTGCCGAAGGAACTGATCGTCTGCCTGGCCGGACTGGCGCTGCTCGGCGCCATCGGCTCGAACCTCGCCGGTGTGATGGCCGCCGAGGATCACCGCGAAGCGTCCGTGATCGCCTTCCTCGCCACCGCGTCCGGCATGACCTTCCTCGGCCTCGGCGCCGCGTTCTGGGGCGTCGCCATCGGCATGGCGGCGCACCGCATCCTGCACCACCCCACGACAACACATCCATAAGGAGACAACCCAATGAGACATATCGACATCCACGCACTGGCCGACGGGGCCAGGTTCAACCGCTTCCACGCCGGCATCCTCGCGTGGTGCGCCCTCATCATCATCTGCGACGGCTACGATCTCGCCGTGGCCGGCATCGCGCTCCCTGCCATCATGAAGGAGATGGGCGTGACGGCGCAGAACGCCGGTTTCATGGTCAGTTCCGCGCTGTTCGGCATGATGTTCGGCGCGATCTTCCTCGGCACGATCGCCGACCGCATCGGGCGGCGCCACGCCATCGTCATCTGCCTCGCGCTGTTCAGCGTGTTCACGGCCGCCGCGGGCATGAGCAGCGATCCGTACGTATTCAGCGCGATGCGCTTCCTCGCGGGCCTGGGCATCGGCGGCGTGATGCCGAACGTGGTCGCCCAGATGACGGAATATTCGCCCAAGCGCATCCGCGCGACGATGGTCACCCTGATGTTCAGCGGCTACGCGGTCGGCGGCATGCTGGCCGCGCTGCTGGGCAAGGGATTGATCGAGCACCACGGCTGGCAGTCCGTATTCCTCGCGGCCGGCGTGCCGGTCCTGCTGATCCCGTTCATCCTGAAAAGCCTGCCGGAATCGATGCCGTTCCTCGTGCGGCGCAACCGGCTGGCCGAACTGCAGCGCACGCTCGCGCGCATGGAGCCGTCGTATCGCGCCGAATCCGGCGACCGCTTCGACCTGCCCGCCACGGACCGCGCGCAGGGCGCCCCGATCGGGCAGCTGTTCCAGGACGGCCGCGGCCTGTCCACCGTGATGTTCTGGATCGCGTTCTTCATGTGCCTGTTCATGGTGTACGCGCTGAGCTCCTGGCTCGCCAAGCTGATGGCCGGCGCGGGCTACAGCCTCGGGTCCGCGCTGACCTTCGTGCTCGTGCTGAACTTCGGTGCCGTCATCGGCGCGGTCGGCGGCGGCTGGCTCGCCGACCGCTTCCACATCAAGTACGTGCTGGTCGCGATGTATGCGCTCGCCGCCGTATCGATCACGTTGCTGGGCTATCCGGTGCCCACGCCGGTGCTGTTCGTGCTCGTCGGCCTCGCCGGTGCATCGACCATCGGCACGCAGATCGTTACCTACGCCTATGCCGGCCAGTTCTATCCGACCGCGATCCGTTCGACCGGCATCGGCTGGGCGTCGGGCGTGGGCCGCAGCGGTGCCATCCTCGCACCGATCGTCATCGGCACGCTCGTCGGCATGGCGCTGCCGCTGCAGCAGAACTTCCAGGCGATGGCCATCCCGGCCGTCATCGCCGCGGTGTCGGTTTCCCTGATCCGCCACGGCCGCTCTGCGTCCGCCGTGCCGCAGCAAGTCGGCGCCGTCGCCGAAGCCTGACCCGATTCCCTCTATACGTTTTTCATGGGTGCGCGGCATCCAGGGCGGAGCTTTGCCTCCGCCCGAATCATAACCAACCGGAGACATGATGAAAAAAGCAGTATCGATCGCCCTCGCGGCGGGTCTGGGAGCGGGCGGCGCACATGCGCAAAGCCAGGTGACGGTGTACGGCATCGTCGACGTGGCGCTCGCGCACATGAACAACGCGGACGCGGTGGGCCACAGTGTCACGCGCGAACCGTCGCTGACGGGCAGCCTGCCGTCGCGCATCGGCTTTCGCGGCAGCGAGGACCTCGGCGGCGGGATGTCCGCCGTGTTCAATCTGGAGAGCGGCTTCAACCCCGACGTCGGCACCCTGGGGCAGGGCGGCCGCCTGTTCGGACGCCAGGCCTGGGTCGGGCTGCGCGGCCGCTGGGGCACCTTGCAACTGGGCCGCATCCTCAATATGACCTATCTCGCCACGATGAAAAGCGACGTGCTGGGGCCCAATCTCTTCTCGATCAACAGCATCGATTTATACCTGCCGAACGCGCGCAGCGACAACGCGATCGGCTATCTCGGCACGTTCGACGGCCTGATGGTCGGCGCCACGTGGAGCGTCGGGCGCGACGCGTCGGCGGCCGGCGGCCCATCCGCCACCGGCTGCGCGGGCGAGGTGCCGGGCAATGCGCGCGCCTGCCGCCAATACACGGCGCTGCTTGGCTATGACACGAAGGCCTACGGCATCAACGCCACGTACGACAAGCTGTACGGGAACACGGGTGCCGCGGGCGGACTGACGAGCAGCGCGCACTACGACCGCCGCATCACGGCCAACGGCTGGGCGATGGTCGGTACGACAAAGATCGGCGCCGGCGTCATCGCTCGCAAGACGGACGCCGCCACGGGTATCACCGAGTCCGACCTGTTCTACCTCGGCGCAAGCATTCCGGTGGCGCCGCGCCTGACCCTGGATGCCCAGGTGGCACGCAAGGACGTCAAGGGCTCGCCCGACGACACGAACCTGGCAGTCGCGCGCCTGACGTACGCGCTGTCCGTGCGCAGCGCCGTGTATGCGGGCGTTGGTCGCATGGACAACCACGGCGCGGCCGCGATCGCGCTGGATGCGGGCGGCACGACCGCGCCCGGGAAAGCGCAGAGCGGGGTAATGGCGGGGTTGCGGCACGCGTTCTGACCCGGCGCCGGCAACGACATCCGCCCTTTTTGCTTGTGGGGTTCAGTCGGCGCGGACCTGCGCCGGCCCGCCAAGCCCCGCGATATCGTCCCGCAGCTGCATCCCGAGGGACTCCTGTTCCTGCAGCGCGGCGACGACCTGCTGGACGATCCGTACACGCTGGCTTGCGCCGGCCACGATCTCGTCCATCGCCCGCAATGCGCTGTCGGCCTTGCGGGCGCCGTCCCGCGCCTGTGCCAGCGTTCCGCTGGTTTCGTCGATCGCGGATGCCGACGAGCGCTTCAGCTGCGCCGCGATGTTCCCGATCTGCTGGCCCGCGCTGCGGGAACGCTCTGCCAGCTCGCGGACTTCCGCGGCAATGACGGCGAAACCCCGGCCGCTGGTCCCGGCGCGGGCCGCTTCGATGGCGGCGTTGATGGCCAGCAGATTCGTCTGCCTGGCGAGGTTCTGGATGGTCTCGACGATGCTCCCGATGGTCGCCGCCTGCGTTGCCAACGCCTGGGAGCTCGCGAACGTGCGCTCGAGGTAGTCGGCGACGGTGGTGATCGACGCGACCGAGTCGCGCACCGCGCCGCTGCCACGCTCGATCGCCTCGCCGGAATGGGCGGCGATCGCGCCGGCCCGTTCCATCTGCACGAGGGCGTTCGCGGTCGACGCCTGCAATGCGTCGAGGCGGGCGTCGCAGCGGAGCAGGGTCTGCGCGAGTGTGTCCTCGGCCGAGGGGGCGCAGGCGCGGGCGCCGCGCGCTCGGCCGGCGCGGGGTGGAACGGGACTGCGGCAATGGCGGACGCACGTCCGCGGGTCGTGCGTCGTGCGAGCGTCGAGAAAATCGATGTAGGCAGTTTCATGAACCGTTCGGAAGAGTCGTGAAATGTAAAAAGGGCGCCGCGAGGGCGCCCGGTGGGGTCAGGCGGCGAGGAAGCGCCGCAGGTGCTCGGAGAAGGGGTGTTCCGCTTCGATGTTCGAGATATGCGATGCGTCCACTTCGGCCAGGGCGGCGTTGGCGATTGTCTCGGCCAGCATGCGCGCATCGGCGACGGTCGTCACGGGGTCGGCGCGGCCGGCGATGACCAGCGTCGGGCAGCGGATGGCGGCGATGTCGGCGCGCAGGTCCGCCTGCGCCAGCGCATCGCAGCACGCCGCATAGCCTTGCGGGTCCTGTTCGCGCAGCCGGACGAGCATCGCCTCGACGAGCCCGGGCGAGCGCGCGCCGAAGGCCGGCGTGAACCAGCGCGCCGCGGCGCCGTCGGCCACGCCATCCATGCCGCCGGCCCGTACCTGGGCGGCGCGCGCGGTCCAGCCCTCATGCGTGCCGATGCGCGCCGCGGTGTTGGCCAGCACGAGCTTGTCCAGGCGCTGTGGCGCGTGGATGCCCAGCCATTGACCGATCATGCCGCCCATCGAGATGCCGCAGAAGTGCGCGCGCTGAATCTCCAGCGCGTCGAGCAGGCCGACGACGTCGCTGCCGAGGCGGTCGAGCGTCACGGGTGCCGTATTACGCCCGGACCTGCGACCGGACAGGCCGTGGCCGCGCGTGTCGTAGCGCACGACGTGATAGTCGCGGGCCAGCACGGCGGCCTGCGGGTCCCACATCGACAGGTCCGTGCCGAGGGAATTCGACAGCACGATGCAGGGCCGCGCGGGATCGCCATCGGTCCGCACGTGCAGGCGGACGTCGTCAATATCAACGTATCTCATCGTTCACCCCTGATCGCCGCCGCCCACGGGGAGGACCGTGCCGGTGATGTACGATGCCTCGCTTGAGGCGAGGAACAGGATCGCCGCCACCTGCTCGGCGATGGTGCCGTAGCGGTGCATCAGGCTCGTCGCCGTCGTCTGGTCGACGATGCCCTGGTACCACGCTTGTTCCTGTTCGCTCAGCGGCTTCGGGTTGCGCGGCACCTTGCGCGGCGGCGCCTCCGTGCCGCCGGTGGCGACGGCGTTCACGCGGATGCCGTCCTGCGCGTGCTCCATCGCGAGGCTGGCCGTCAGCGCGTTGACGCCGCCTTTCGCCGCGGAATAGGGGATGCGGTAGATGCCGCGCGTGGCCACCGACGACACGTTGACGATGGCGCCGGCCCGCGCGGCGATCATCGCGGGGAGCACGGCGCGGCAGCACCACAGGGTCGGGAACAGCGAGCGGCGGATCTCGGCCTCGATCTGGTCGGGCTCGTATTCCTGGAAGGGCTTGGCCCAGATCGTGCCGCCCACGTTGTTGACGAGGACGTCGATGCGGCCGTGGACCTCCAGCGCGCGCGTCGCCAGCGTGGACGCACCGGCCCACGTCTCGAGGTCGGCCTCGACGACGACGGCTTGCGCACCCGTCTCCTGCGCGACCTCGTGCACGAGCGGCGAGCGATCCGCGAGCACGAGCCGCGCGCCTTCCGCGGCCGCGGCCAGCGCAACGCCGCGGCCGATGCCCTGGGCGGCGCCGGTGATGACCATCACCTTGTCCTTGAACCGGTCCGGATGCATCATGCCGGCACCCCCGCGGTGCTCGTGGCCGAGAACTTCTCGAAGTGGAAAGCGTTGGGCTTTACGCCGCTGGCATCCAGCCAGCCGCGCACCGCGTCGACCATAGTCACGGGGCCGCACAGGTAGACGTCGACGTCGCCGCCGTTCATCCAGCCCGGTTCGACGTGCGCCGTCGCATAGCCCTTGCGCGCATGCGTGCTGGACGCCGCCGCCACGCACGTCACGTACTGGAACTGCGGATGTGCGGCCGCGATGTGGTCAAGCTGATCG includes:
- a CDS encoding cupin domain-containing protein: MKTRTTLALLALTLATLPAMAQQLDANGIGRTELVRHDFDATREAIQVRVDFGPGVAFPRHSHPGVEIAHVEQGTIEYELDGKRVLLKTGETVYIPAGVVHSARNVGGGNAAELATYIVEKNKPVVVLAKP
- a CDS encoding redoxin family protein, with amino-acid sequence MLVDFWTYSCINCIRTLPYIRAWAERYRDQGLVVVGVHTPEFRFEQDLTNVNAAIGRFGIDFPVAVDSDQRIWRAWNNRYWPAYYLVDAAGRVRYHQFGEGDYARTESAIQSLLAEARGGAPAPTAFVNPVTPGEQRAPDLASLASDETYVGYRKAENFRSAERVAEDRPRTYSMSGLALNQWGLAGRWIVGAESAVADAPDARIAYQFSARDLHLVLGPGVAGRPVRIRVTLDGQPPGADHGTDIDADGNGVITATRLYQLVRQSGKVRARRFEVRFLDRGAEAYAFTFG
- a CDS encoding extracellular catalytic domain type 1 short-chain-length polyhydroxyalkanoate depolymerase; this encodes MARPVRKTRLLRSLTRAAKAQQSMLTTLLDVYTPTPSSPARKAAPRKPAAKSGISRPGLAPATGRWLAGRFPLAATPAGARDMQYWLYVPDCAPDERPRDGWPLVVMLHGCHQSATQFAQGTRMNHLAEHKGFAVLYPQQSVTVQAQRCWRWFDRATQEGGAETGVLASLIGNVCEQHSIDRRRIYACGLSAGAGMAAILALNHPELIAAVALHSGPVFGAGHGPVGALRVMRHGAAEQADAAIRGLLRGRPAAPMPPMPALLIQGEDDQVVDPVNQRQLAHQWLQLNGLPAGPAARVAVKPAGRGGSRNAHEIHDYLVGRKVVLRVVRIAGLGHAWSGGDPAHAFNAKAGPDASRMVLEFFGRHRR
- a CDS encoding CzcE family metal-binding protein; this encodes MTKTTILAAAPLLALALSIPAHAADSYGTVAPATSTAGRVIDVTPTTRYVNVANGETVTIRLGGDTFTWTVATRSNVDAVPLARVAPEGSPATSAVVYVGQSASYHNS
- a CDS encoding benzoate/H(+) symporter BenE family transporter, translated to MGTGQVECAAAHGRRWSDGSLSAVAAGFLAVLVSFSGPLAIFYQAAQAGRLPDAMFASWVWGISVGAGIAGIVLSWRLRAPVITAWSAPGTALLITLFPQLPLREAVGAYLTAAVILLAIGLSGSLERIMAHVPKGIASGMMAGILVPFGMNAFKTAGTLPLLAFGMIAAYLVFRRAVPRYGVVLLLVAGTGIAWLSGATHFSDVRFAFVVPSVIAPAWSWTSTFSLALPLVLVTLTGQYLPGMAVLKTSGYATPARPVIVTCSLVSLAVACTGGITIAIAAITAAMCTGRDAHEDPRRRYVAGIANGVFYLLAGLCGGSIVMLFAALPKELIVCLAGLALLGAIGSNLAGVMAAEDHREASVIAFLATASGMTFLGLGAAFWGVAIGMAAHRILHHPTTTHP
- a CDS encoding MFS transporter; amino-acid sequence: MRHIDIHALADGARFNRFHAGILAWCALIIICDGYDLAVAGIALPAIMKEMGVTAQNAGFMVSSALFGMMFGAIFLGTIADRIGRRHAIVICLALFSVFTAAAGMSSDPYVFSAMRFLAGLGIGGVMPNVVAQMTEYSPKRIRATMVTLMFSGYAVGGMLAALLGKGLIEHHGWQSVFLAAGVPVLLIPFILKSLPESMPFLVRRNRLAELQRTLARMEPSYRAESGDRFDLPATDRAQGAPIGQLFQDGRGLSTVMFWIAFFMCLFMVYALSSWLAKLMAGAGYSLGSALTFVLVLNFGAVIGAVGGGWLADRFHIKYVLVAMYALAAVSITLLGYPVPTPVLFVLVGLAGASTIGTQIVTYAYAGQFYPTAIRSTGIGWASGVGRSGAILAPIVIGTLVGMALPLQQNFQAMAIPAVIAAVSVSLIRHGRSASAVPQQVGAVAEA
- a CDS encoding porin, whose product is MKKAVSIALAAGLGAGGAHAQSQVTVYGIVDVALAHMNNADAVGHSVTREPSLTGSLPSRIGFRGSEDLGGGMSAVFNLESGFNPDVGTLGQGGRLFGRQAWVGLRGRWGTLQLGRILNMTYLATMKSDVLGPNLFSINSIDLYLPNARSDNAIGYLGTFDGLMVGATWSVGRDASAAGGPSATGCAGEVPGNARACRQYTALLGYDTKAYGINATYDKLYGNTGAAGGLTSSAHYDRRITANGWAMVGTTKIGAGVIARKTDAATGITESDLFYLGASIPVAPRLTLDAQVARKDVKGSPDDTNLAVARLTYALSVRSAVYAGVGRMDNHGAAAIALDAGGTTAPGKAQSGVMAGLRHAF
- a CDS encoding methyl-accepting chemotaxis protein translates to MQASTANALVQMERAGAIAAHSGEAIERGSGAVRDSVASITTVADYLERTFASSQALATQAATIGSIVETIQNLARQTNLLAINAAIEAARAGTSGRGFAVIAAEVRELAERSRSAGQQIGNIAAQLKRSSASAIDETSGTLAQARDGARKADSALRAMDEIVAGASQRVRIVQQVVAALQEQESLGMQLRDDIAGLGGPAQVRAD
- the pcaD gene encoding 3-oxoadipate enol-lactonase — encoded protein: MRYVDIDDVRLHVRTDGDPARPCIVLSNSLGTDLSMWDPQAAVLARDYHVVRYDTRGHGLSGRRSGRNTAPVTLDRLGSDVVGLLDALEIQRAHFCGISMGGMIGQWLGIHAPQRLDKLVLANTAARIGTHEGWTARAAQVRAGGMDGVADGAAARWFTPAFGARSPGLVEAMLVRLREQDPQGYAACCDALAQADLRADIAAIRCPTLVIAGRADPVTTVADARMLAETIANAALAEVDASHISNIEAEHPFSEHLRRFLAA
- the benD gene encoding benzoate diol dehydrogenase BenD is translated as MHPDRFKDKVMVITGAAQGIGRGVALAAAAEGARLVLADRSPLVHEVAQETGAQAVVVEADLETWAGASTLATRALEVHGRIDVLVNNVGGTIWAKPFQEYEPDQIEAEIRRSLFPTLWCCRAVLPAMIAARAGAIVNVSSVATRGIYRIPYSAAKGGVNALTASLAMEHAQDGIRVNAVATGGTEAPPRKVPRNPKPLSEQEQAWYQGIVDQTTATSLMHRYGTIAEQVAAILFLASSEASYITGTVLPVGGGDQG